Proteins encoded in a region of the Puniceibacterium sp. IMCC21224 genome:
- the trpB gene encoding tryptophan synthase subunit beta codes for MNDLFNSFMTGPDEKGRFGQFGGRFVSETLMPLILELEEQYERSKTDKSFWDEMDFLWKHYVGRPSPLYHAERLTEHLGGAKVYMKRDELNHTGAHKINNVLGQIILARRMGKTRIIAETGAGQHGVATATVCAKFGLKCVVYMGAHDVERQQPNVFRMRLLGAEVIPVTSGRGTLKDAMNDALRDWVTNVRDTFYCIGTVAGPHPYPAMVRDFQAIIGKETKEQMHEAEGRLPDTLVAAIGGGSNAMGLFFPFLDDKDVQIIGVEAGGKGVNAKMEHCASLTGGRPGVLHGNRTYLLQDDDGQILEGFSISAGLDYPGIGPEHSWLHDIGRAEYVAITDVEALEAFQLCCAMEGIIPALEPSHALAHVMKIAPTLPRDHIICMNMCGRGDKDIYTVAKALGFDMS; via the coding sequence ATGAACGATCTATTCAACAGTTTCATGACCGGGCCCGACGAAAAAGGCCGCTTTGGTCAGTTCGGCGGGCGGTTCGTGTCGGAAACGCTGATGCCGCTCATCCTGGAACTGGAAGAGCAGTACGAGCGCTCCAAGACCGATAAATCATTCTGGGACGAGATGGATTTCCTGTGGAAACATTACGTCGGCCGTCCCAGCCCGCTGTATCACGCCGAACGGCTGACGGAACATCTGGGCGGCGCCAAGGTGTATATGAAGCGTGACGAGCTGAACCACACCGGCGCGCACAAGATCAACAATGTGCTGGGGCAGATCATCCTCGCCCGTCGCATGGGCAAGACCCGGATCATCGCGGAAACTGGCGCCGGTCAGCACGGCGTTGCCACGGCCACCGTTTGCGCCAAGTTCGGCCTGAAATGCGTCGTCTACATGGGCGCGCATGATGTCGAACGTCAGCAGCCGAACGTCTTTCGCATGCGCCTGCTGGGGGCCGAGGTGATTCCGGTCACGTCGGGACGTGGGACGCTCAAGGACGCGATGAACGATGCGCTGCGCGACTGGGTAACCAACGTGCGCGATACCTTCTACTGCATTGGCACCGTGGCCGGCCCGCACCCGTATCCGGCTATGGTCCGCGATTTTCAAGCCATCATAGGCAAGGAAACCAAGGAACAAATGCACGAGGCCGAGGGCCGTCTGCCCGACACGCTGGTCGCAGCCATCGGTGGCGGATCGAACGCCATGGGGCTGTTCTTTCCCTTCCTCGACGACAAGGATGTGCAGATCATCGGGGTTGAAGCCGGCGGCAAAGGCGTGAATGCCAAGATGGAGCATTGCGCCTCGCTCACCGGCGGTCGTCCGGGTGTGCTGCACGGTAATCGTACCTATCTGTTGCAGGATGACGACGGACAGATTCTTGAGGGGTTCTCGATCTCTGCCGGTTTGGATTATCCGGGCATCGGGCCAGAACATTCCTGGCTGCACGACATCGGTCGGGCGGAATACGTCGCCATCACCGACGTCGAGGCGCTTGAGGCGTTTCAACTGTGTTGCGCGATGGAAGGGATCATTCCGGCACTGGAACCCAGCCACGCGCTGGCGCACGTAATGAAGATTGCGCCGACCCTGCCGCGCGACCATATCATTTGCATGAACATGTGTGGGCGCGGCGACAAAGACATCTATACCGTCGCCAAGGCGCTTGGCTTTGACATGAGTTGA
- a CDS encoding DUF2237 family protein, whose product MKKDAQINALGGDLQSCSSDPLTGFFRDGMCNTCAADQGSHTVCAVMTAEFLAYSKYVGNDLTTPMPQYQFSGLKPGDHWCLCAGRFLQAHDEGCAPGVNLAATHQRALDVVPLNILELYKI is encoded by the coding sequence ATGAAAAAAGATGCGCAAATCAATGCCCTCGGCGGCGATCTTCAAAGCTGTTCTTCCGACCCCCTCACTGGGTTCTTTCGCGACGGGATGTGCAACACCTGTGCCGCCGATCAGGGCAGCCACACTGTCTGTGCCGTGATGACGGCCGAGTTCCTTGCCTATTCCAAATATGTCGGCAACGATCTGACGACGCCGATGCCCCAGTATCAGTTTTCAGGACTGAAGCCCGGCGACCATTGGTGCCTTTGTGCCGGACGGTTCCTCCAGGCCCATGACGAGGGTTGTGCACCGGGCGTCAACCTCGCGGCGACCCACCAGCGGGCACTGGATGTCGTGCCTTTGAACATTCTTGAGCTTTACAAAATATGA
- the pth gene encoding aminoacyl-tRNA hydrolase, which yields MKIFVGLGNPGSQHSANRHNIGFMAVDRIADAHGFQPWKARFQGHVAEGRLGGDKVLLLKPATFMNLSGQAVGEAMRFYKLEPGDVTVFHDELDLAPGKVRVKVGGGHAGHNGLRSIHGHIGEAYRRVRLGIGHPGRKELVAGYVLHDFAKADQDWLDDVLRGLTDGSEALAADDAAGFLNAVGLRVSPPRSGGGTKVQAKTDQPLPVSSQTSEPAPEPRSPLQRLADRFR from the coding sequence ATGAAAATTTTCGTCGGCCTGGGCAATCCGGGCAGCCAGCACAGCGCCAATCGGCACAATATCGGGTTCATGGCGGTTGACCGGATCGCCGATGCGCATGGGTTCCAGCCGTGGAAAGCGCGGTTTCAGGGGCATGTGGCCGAGGGTCGGCTGGGCGGTGACAAAGTGTTGCTGTTGAAACCCGCAACCTTCATGAACCTCTCAGGTCAGGCGGTGGGCGAGGCGATGCGGTTCTACAAGCTCGAACCCGGTGATGTTACCGTGTTCCACGACGAGCTTGACCTTGCCCCCGGCAAGGTGCGGGTCAAGGTTGGCGGTGGTCACGCAGGTCACAACGGATTGCGGTCGATCCATGGGCATATCGGCGAGGCTTACCGACGCGTGCGCCTTGGCATTGGGCATCCTGGGCGCAAGGAACTGGTTGCGGGCTATGTTCTGCATGATTTTGCCAAAGCGGATCAGGACTGGCTCGACGACGTGTTGCGTGGGCTGACAGATGGTTCCGAGGCACTGGCCGCAGACGACGCCGCGGGTTTCCTGAACGCGGTCGGTTTGCGGGTGTCCCCGCCCCGCTCGGGCGGTGGGACCAAGGTTCAGGCCAAGACGGACCAACCCCTGCCTGTATCGTCCCAAACATCGGAACCCGCCCCAGAACCTCGGTCGCCGCTGCAACGGCTGGCGGACCGATTTCGCTGA
- a CDS encoding 50S ribosomal protein L25/general stress protein Ctc — MAGEIPDLEAQVRTGTGKGAARQARRDNLVPGIVYGGGAEPLSINIPYNTLLKRLKAGRFLSTLFNLKVEGHEDVRVICRNVQRDVVKDQPTHLDLMRLRRTSKINLFIHVNFENEAIAPGIKKGGVLTVVRPEVELMVTAGDIPDHITVDLTGLDIGDTVTISNVTLPEGAKPTIDRDFVIANISAPSGLRSAGVDDDEEVDEAEEA, encoded by the coding sequence ATGGCTGGAGAGATTCCTGATCTCGAAGCACAAGTCCGGACGGGGACAGGCAAGGGCGCCGCTCGTCAGGCACGTCGCGACAACCTTGTTCCGGGTATCGTTTACGGTGGCGGTGCTGAGCCGCTGTCGATCAACATTCCGTACAACACCCTGCTCAAGCGGCTGAAGGCCGGTCGTTTTCTTTCGACGCTTTTCAACCTCAAGGTTGAAGGCCACGAGGACGTGCGCGTGATCTGCCGCAACGTGCAGCGCGACGTGGTCAAGGATCAGCCGACCCATCTGGACCTGATGCGCCTGCGCCGCACGTCCAAGATCAACCTGTTCATCCACGTGAACTTTGAGAACGAAGCCATCGCGCCCGGCATCAAGAAGGGTGGCGTTCTGACCGTTGTTCGCCCCGAGGTCGAGCTGATGGTGACGGCGGGGGATATCCCCGATCACATCACCGTCGACCTCACTGGTCTGGACATCGGCGACACCGTCACGATTTCCAACGTGACCCTGCCCGAAGGCGCAAAGCCAACGATCGATCGTGATTTTGTGATTGCAAACATCTCGGCTCCGTCGGGCCTGCGCTCGGCTGGTGTTGACGACGACGAGGAAGTGGACGAGGCGGAAGAGGCCTAA
- a CDS encoding alpha-hydroxy acid oxidase: MPVITEIDDLKRIYRRRVPKMFYDYTESGSWSEQTFRNNVSDFNDIYLRQRVATDMAGRSTASTMIGQDVAMPVGLAPVGLTGMQHYDGEIKAARAAEQFGVPYILSTMSICSIEDVAANTDKPFWMQVYTLKDDDFMQRLFDRAKAAKCSAAVITVDLQLLGQRHKDLKNGLSAPPKLTAKSVANMMTKVHWGLGMLRTKRRFFGNIVGHAKGVSDPSSLGNWTNESFDQSLDWDRIRQFRKMWDGPLIIKGIMDPRDALEALNVGADAIIVSNHGGRQLDGALSSIRALPAILDAVGDKIEVHLDSGIRSGQDVLKALAMGAKGTYIGRAYVYGLGANGQQGVSDALKIIHKELDLTMALCGRRDVKGLDRDILLVPEGFEGRWQ; the protein is encoded by the coding sequence ATGCCCGTTATCACCGAGATTGACGACCTCAAGCGGATTTACCGCCGCCGTGTCCCCAAGATGTTCTATGACTACACGGAATCGGGCAGCTGGTCGGAACAAACCTTTCGCAACAACGTTTCTGACTTTAATGACATTTACCTGCGCCAGCGGGTCGCGACAGATATGGCGGGCCGCTCGACTGCCAGCACGATGATTGGACAAGACGTGGCAATGCCCGTCGGACTGGCCCCCGTCGGCCTAACCGGCATGCAGCACTACGACGGCGAGATCAAAGCCGCCCGAGCTGCCGAACAATTCGGCGTGCCCTACATCCTCAGTACCATGTCGATCTGTTCGATCGAGGATGTCGCCGCCAACACCGACAAGCCGTTCTGGATGCAGGTCTACACGCTCAAGGACGACGACTTCATGCAGCGGCTGTTTGACCGGGCCAAGGCGGCGAAATGCTCGGCTGCTGTGATCACGGTGGATCTGCAATTGCTTGGCCAACGACACAAAGATTTGAAGAACGGGCTGTCAGCCCCGCCCAAGCTGACAGCAAAATCCGTGGCCAACATGATGACCAAGGTACACTGGGGCCTGGGGATGCTGCGGACCAAACGACGGTTCTTTGGCAACATTGTTGGCCACGCCAAGGGGGTTTCGGACCCCTCATCGCTGGGAAATTGGACCAACGAAAGCTTTGATCAGTCGCTGGACTGGGACCGGATCCGGCAATTCCGCAAGATGTGGGACGGACCGCTGATCATCAAGGGGATCATGGACCCGCGTGACGCGCTGGAGGCGCTGAACGTCGGTGCAGATGCCATCATCGTGTCAAACCACGGCGGCCGACAGCTGGACGGTGCGCTGAGTTCAATCCGGGCGCTACCCGCCATTCTCGACGCGGTTGGTGACAAGATCGAGGTGCACCTCGATTCGGGTATCCGCTCGGGCCAAGACGTTCTCAAGGCGTTGGCAATGGGGGCCAAGGGGACCTACATCGGCCGCGCCTATGTTTACGGTCTGGGCGCCAATGGCCAGCAAGGCGTAAGCGACGCACTGAAAATTATCCACAAAGAACTGGACCTGACCATGGCTTTGTGCGGACGGCGTGATGTCAAGGGGCTCGACCGCGATATCCTATTGGTCCCAGAGGGCTTTGAAGGGCGCTGGCAATAA
- a CDS encoding [protein-PII] uridylyltransferase, translating to MTLPQEASAAPDSDVFDATVLPDDLIAPAEAIFDRTAIRKTLWNAIQGATDERSVRAACVQILGDARDDGRIEIAKRFAQRPFAAGPATRSYTWITDCLVTLTWEVAIKQLHPLSNPTKGEQIAVIAVGGYGRGEMAPQSDVDLLFLTPYKITAWAESVIESMLYILWDLKLKVGHASRTVKDCLRLGAEDYTIRTAMLEHRFLIGEAALAQDLDARLWNELFTGTIRDFVTAKLAERDARHEKQGGQRYVVEPNVKEGKGGLRDLQSLFWITKYIHHTDDIGEMMRLGVFRPEEYNTFVKAENFLWSVRCHLHLIAGRAMEQLTFDMQVAVAEAMGYTDRGSRRAVEIFMHEYFRHATAVGDLTRIFLTSLEAEHIKDAPLLARFFNRRPPKVGDGYQVINGRINPLNEKAFLADKMNLLRIFQEALRTGLLIHPDAMRLIVANLKLIDEDMRQSKEAQQIFLDLLLKHGNPDRALRRMNELGVLGAFIPEFELIVAMMQFNMYHHYTVDEHTIQCIWNLSEIENCQLVEELPVASLILKEGINRKVLYVAMLLHDIGKGRDEDHSILGAQIARRVAPRLGLSAKDSATVEWLVRHHLLMSDMAQKRDIADPRTVRDFAKAVQTRERLDLLLLLTVCDIRGVGPGTWNNWKAALLRALYRQTRDGLENGMEALNRERRGAEAKTLLREALSDWDAKDLRTEKARHYPPYWQGLHVTAHVVFARLLRDIGPGEIGIDIHPDEERDATRVCFALDDHPGIFSRLAGAVSLAGANVVDARTYTSKDGFATAAFWIQDGDGSPYDAIRLPRLRDVIGKALRGELGSNDLMRSKDKLKKRERAFKVPTSIIFDNDGSEIYTIIEVDTRDRPGLLYDLTRTLAASHVYIASAVIATYGEQVVDSFYVKDMFGLKYHTVSKQKMLERKLRAAIDAGVERATS from the coding sequence TTGACCCTGCCCCAAGAAGCTTCGGCGGCGCCGGATTCTGATGTTTTCGACGCAACGGTGCTGCCGGACGATCTGATCGCTCCGGCAGAAGCCATTTTCGACCGTACCGCCATCCGCAAGACGCTCTGGAATGCAATCCAAGGGGCGACGGACGAACGCAGCGTGCGCGCTGCATGTGTGCAGATCCTTGGTGACGCGCGCGACGACGGACGGATTGAAATCGCCAAAAGATTCGCCCAGCGGCCCTTTGCCGCCGGTCCCGCGACCCGCTCATACACCTGGATTACCGATTGCCTTGTCACCCTGACCTGGGAAGTGGCAATCAAACAGCTGCACCCCCTGTCGAACCCGACCAAGGGCGAACAGATCGCCGTGATCGCGGTTGGCGGATATGGCCGCGGTGAGATGGCCCCGCAGTCCGATGTCGATCTGCTGTTCCTGACGCCCTACAAGATCACCGCCTGGGCCGAGAGCGTGATTGAATCGATGCTCTACATCCTGTGGGATCTCAAGCTCAAGGTCGGCCATGCCTCGCGCACCGTCAAGGATTGTCTGCGCCTCGGGGCCGAGGATTATACCATCCGTACAGCCATGCTGGAGCACCGGTTCCTGATCGGCGAAGCCGCGCTGGCGCAGGATCTCGACGCGCGGCTCTGGAACGAGCTGTTCACCGGCACCATCCGCGATTTTGTCACCGCCAAGCTGGCCGAGCGTGACGCGCGCCACGAAAAGCAGGGCGGCCAGCGATATGTGGTCGAACCCAACGTCAAAGAAGGCAAAGGCGGCCTGCGCGACCTGCAATCGCTGTTCTGGATCACCAAATACATTCACCACACCGACGATATCGGCGAAATGATGCGCCTCGGCGTGTTTCGCCCCGAGGAATACAACACATTCGTCAAGGCCGAGAACTTTCTATGGTCGGTGCGCTGCCACCTGCACCTGATCGCCGGGCGCGCGATGGAGCAACTGACATTTGACATGCAGGTCGCCGTTGCCGAAGCGATGGGCTACACCGACCGTGGCAGCCGCCGCGCGGTGGAAATCTTTATGCACGAGTATTTTCGCCACGCCACGGCCGTTGGCGATCTGACGCGTATTTTCCTGACCTCGCTCGAAGCCGAACATATCAAAGACGCCCCCCTGCTGGCACGCTTTTTCAATCGCCGGCCACCCAAGGTCGGCGATGGCTATCAGGTCATTAATGGGCGCATCAACCCGTTAAACGAAAAGGCTTTTCTGGCAGACAAGATGAACCTGCTGCGGATTTTTCAAGAGGCACTGCGCACCGGTCTGCTGATCCATCCCGACGCCATGCGGCTGATCGTTGCGAACCTGAAACTGATCGACGAAGACATGCGTCAGTCAAAAGAGGCGCAGCAGATCTTTCTCGATCTGTTGCTGAAACATGGCAATCCCGACCGTGCCCTGCGCCGGATGAACGAACTGGGTGTGCTCGGCGCCTTTATACCCGAATTCGAACTGATCGTCGCAATGATGCAGTTCAACATGTACCACCACTACACAGTCGACGAGCATACGATTCAGTGCATCTGGAACCTCTCCGAGATCGAAAATTGCCAGCTGGTCGAAGAGCTGCCCGTCGCATCTCTGATTCTGAAAGAGGGCATCAACCGCAAGGTGCTGTACGTCGCGATGTTGCTGCATGACATCGGGAAAGGCCGGGACGAGGATCATTCGATCCTAGGCGCCCAGATCGCCCGCAGGGTGGCCCCCCGCCTTGGCCTGAGCGCCAAGGACAGCGCCACCGTCGAATGGCTGGTCCGCCACCACCTGCTGATGTCCGATATGGCGCAGAAACGCGACATCGCCGACCCCCGCACAGTGCGCGATTTCGCCAAAGCGGTGCAGACTCGCGAGCGGCTCGACCTGCTGCTGCTGCTGACGGTTTGTGACATTCGTGGCGTTGGCCCCGGCACCTGGAACAACTGGAAGGCCGCATTGCTGCGTGCGCTCTACCGTCAGACCCGCGACGGTTTGGAAAACGGTATGGAGGCACTGAACCGCGAACGTCGCGGCGCCGAGGCCAAGACTCTGCTGCGCGAAGCGCTCTCGGATTGGGACGCCAAGGACCTGCGCACAGAAAAAGCCCGTCACTATCCGCCGTATTGGCAGGGGTTGCATGTCACCGCACATGTGGTGTTTGCCCGTCTGTTGCGCGACATCGGCCCCGGTGAGATCGGCATCGACATCCACCCCGACGAAGAGCGCGATGCAACCCGTGTCTGTTTCGCGCTGGATGATCATCCCGGCATATTCTCACGTCTGGCCGGCGCCGTGTCGTTGGCGGGTGCAAATGTCGTGGACGCCCGCACCTATACATCAAAAGATGGCTTCGCCACCGCCGCCTTCTGGATTCAGGACGGTGACGGATCACCCTACGACGCCATTCGCCTGCCCCGCCTGCGTGACGTGATTGGCAAGGCGCTGCGCGGAGAATTGGGATCGAACGACCTGATGCGCTCCAAGGACAAGCTCAAGAAACGCGAACGCGCTTTCAAGGTGCCAACTTCGATCATCTTCGACAACGACGGATCCGAGATTTATACCATCATCGAGGTGGATACCCGCGACCGCCCCGGCCTGCTGTATGACCTGACCCGCACCCTCGCGGCGAGCCACGTCTACATCGCCTCGGCCGTGATCGCGACCTATGGTGAACAGGTGGTCGACAGCTTCTACGTCAAGGATATGTTCGGCCTGAAATACCACACCGTGTCGAAGCAGAAGATGCTTGAGCGTAAACTTCGCGCCGCCATCGACGCCGGGGTAGAACGCGCCACGTCCTAA
- a CDS encoding penicillin-binding protein activator yields MFAVLSPARKVLRRVAGIASVAVLTACAPIGLSDLGSSGGGPSINPNAPVQVALLVPKSDPGAASVARSLENAARLAIADLGGVNIDLRVYDTAGQADTAAAQAQRAVDEGAKIILGPLFQNAANAAGVAVADEGINVLSFSNNTAIAGGNVFVLGSTFDNTATRLLSYARSQGKGDVAVLYTDNVPGQVARNAITTAAARTGATVVGAEAYALNTESLTAAVGRVKGLVDSGAAQSIFLTDDWDGGLSVVLQLAPEQGISPASTQYIGLTRWDIRSDGFHLPGINGSYFAMPDTSMAQNFSARYAQAYGSQPHNLGGLAFDGIAAIGALVKAGRKDALTAKALTQSAGFQGTGGVFRLLADGTNQRALAVATVRNNQVVILDPAPRSFGGAGF; encoded by the coding sequence ATGTTTGCTGTTTTGTCCCCTGCCCGCAAGGTGTTGCGCCGCGTCGCCGGAATCGCCTCTGTCGCGGTTCTGACCGCCTGCGCTCCGATAGGCCTGTCCGATCTCGGATCATCGGGCGGCGGACCGTCGATAAACCCGAATGCGCCGGTTCAGGTCGCCCTACTGGTTCCAAAGTCGGATCCCGGTGCCGCCTCGGTGGCGCGCAGCCTTGAAAATGCTGCGCGGCTGGCCATCGCAGACCTTGGCGGCGTCAACATTGATCTGCGCGTCTATGACACCGCCGGTCAGGCCGACACCGCCGCAGCGCAAGCCCAGCGTGCCGTTGACGAAGGTGCAAAGATCATCCTTGGCCCGCTGTTTCAGAATGCCGCCAACGCCGCCGGGGTTGCTGTCGCTGACGAAGGTATCAACGTGCTCAGCTTCTCCAACAACACCGCGATTGCGGGCGGCAACGTCTTTGTCCTTGGGTCGACGTTTGACAACACCGCCACCCGGCTGCTCAGCTATGCACGCAGCCAGGGCAAAGGCGATGTTGCCGTGCTCTATACAGACAACGTGCCGGGACAGGTCGCACGCAACGCGATCACCACGGCCGCCGCGCGCACAGGCGCAACGGTCGTCGGGGCCGAAGCCTATGCGCTCAATACCGAAAGCCTGACGGCTGCCGTCGGCCGGGTCAAAGGGTTGGTCGACAGCGGCGCGGCCCAATCCATTTTTCTGACTGATGATTGGGACGGCGGCCTGTCCGTTGTGCTGCAGCTGGCGCCCGAACAGGGCATCAGCCCCGCAAGCACGCAATACATCGGCCTGACCCGCTGGGACATTCGTTCGGACGGGTTCCACCTGCCCGGCATCAACGGCAGCTATTTCGCGATGCCCGATACCAGCATGGCGCAGAACTTCAGCGCCCGCTACGCTCAGGCCTACGGATCGCAGCCGCATAACCTGGGCGGGTTGGCGTTTGACGGCATCGCCGCCATCGGCGCGTTGGTCAAAGCCGGGCGCAAGGATGCACTGACTGCAAAGGCATTGACGCAATCCGCTGGTTTCCAGGGGACAGGCGGTGTATTCCGTCTGCTGGCTGACGGCACAAACCAGCGTGCCCTGGCAGTCGCGACTGTACGCAACAACCAGGTGGTGATTCTTGACCCTGCCCCAAGAAGCTTCGGCGGCGCCGGATTCTGA
- the rsmI gene encoding 16S rRNA (cytidine(1402)-2'-O)-methyltransferase, with the protein MNWQTGRLTPGLYLVATPIGNARDITLRGLDILASADVLAAEDTRSLRRLLEIHGVALSDRPLLAYHDHNGARMRPRILSELEAGRSVAYASEAGTPMISDPGFDLMRAAVADGYAATSAPGASAVVTALTLAGLPTDRFLFAGFLPNATGARKTALHGLRDVKATLAFYESPKRVAAMLADAVEVLGRDRGAAVCRELTKKFEECRRGTLASLAEALAGENVRGEIVVLIGQGEKENISESEIDRMLDDSLKTMSVRDAADFVSRMYDLPRRPIYQRAMSLSRDRSDPQD; encoded by the coding sequence ATGAATTGGCAAACGGGCAGATTGACGCCGGGGCTGTATCTGGTGGCGACACCCATTGGCAACGCACGCGACATCACGCTGCGCGGCCTTGATATTCTGGCAAGCGCCGATGTGCTGGCTGCCGAAGATACGCGCAGCTTGCGGCGGCTGCTGGAAATTCATGGGGTGGCGCTGAGCGACCGCCCTTTGCTGGCCTATCACGATCACAACGGCGCCCGGATGCGGCCGCGCATCCTGAGTGAGCTGGAGGCAGGCCGATCGGTAGCCTATGCGTCCGAAGCAGGCACCCCGATGATTTCAGACCCAGGGTTTGATCTAATGCGGGCGGCGGTAGCCGATGGATACGCCGCGACCTCTGCGCCCGGCGCTTCGGCTGTGGTGACGGCGCTGACGCTGGCGGGACTGCCCACCGATCGATTCCTGTTCGCGGGTTTCCTGCCCAATGCCACCGGTGCTCGCAAGACGGCACTGCATGGGTTGCGTGACGTAAAGGCCACGCTGGCATTTTACGAATCCCCTAAGCGGGTGGCGGCGATGCTGGCTGACGCGGTCGAGGTGCTCGGTCGGGATCGCGGGGCTGCCGTCTGCCGTGAACTGACCAAAAAATTCGAGGAATGCCGCCGCGGCACGCTCGCCAGCCTAGCCGAAGCCCTGGCAGGTGAAAACGTACGGGGCGAGATTGTCGTTTTGATCGGGCAGGGGGAAAAGGAGAATATTAGTGAATCAGAAATAGATCGTATGTTAGACGATTCCCTGAAAACGATGTCAGTGCGGGATGCGGCAGACTTTGTGTCGCGTATGTATGATTTGCCGCGTAGGCCAATCTATCAGCGCGCGATGAGCCTGAGTCGCGACCGATCCGATCCACAGGATTAG
- a CDS encoding YraN family protein: protein MARPAHARSGRMGYQAGMAAELRIAQDYERRGFPVTGQRWRGTLGEIDLIAQDGEGLIFVEVKQSRSFARAAERLSAAQMRRIYASAEEYLGTQPKGQLTPVRFDVALVDGIGAVQVIENAFGQL from the coding sequence ATGGCAAGACCAGCACATGCACGATCAGGACGGATGGGCTATCAGGCCGGTATGGCGGCGGAGTTGAGGATCGCACAGGATTATGAACGGCGTGGATTTCCGGTCACCGGTCAGCGCTGGCGTGGCACACTGGGTGAGATTGATCTGATTGCGCAGGATGGCGAGGGGCTGATCTTTGTTGAGGTCAAGCAGAGCCGCAGTTTTGCGCGCGCCGCTGAACGGTTGTCGGCTGCGCAGATGCGACGCATCTATGCCTCGGCTGAGGAATATCTGGGCACCCAGCCCAAGGGCCAGCTCACGCCTGTACGGTTCGACGTGGCGCTCGTGGATGGCATTGGCGCCGTGCAGGTGATCGAAAACGCCTTTGGTCAGCTCTAG
- the gshB gene encoding glutathione synthase, whose protein sequence is MKIAFQMDPIGPVNINADSTFRLAEEAQARGHSLFYYTPDYLAFDEGQITARGHTLKVQRVPGDHAILGDLETVNLADFDVVWLRQDPPFDMHYITTTHLLDRLSPGTLVVNDPFWVRNFPEKLLVLDFPDLTPPTTIARDLETIRAFKAKHGDVILKPLYGNGGAGVFRLDVNDRNLSSLHELFTGFSREPLIVQKYLPAVSKGDKRVILVDGEPVGAINRVPAAGEVRSNMHVGGRPEKVALTERDREICAAIGPILKEKGQIFVGIDVIGDYLTEINVTSPTGIQELERFDGTNVAAQIWEAVEARRA, encoded by the coding sequence ATGAAGATCGCCTTTCAGATGGACCCGATCGGTCCGGTCAACATCAATGCCGATAGCACCTTTCGACTGGCCGAAGAAGCGCAGGCGCGCGGTCATAGCCTGTTCTATTACACGCCGGATTACTTGGCGTTTGACGAAGGGCAGATCACGGCGCGCGGGCACACGCTGAAGGTTCAGCGCGTGCCCGGAGATCATGCAATTCTGGGCGATCTGGAGACGGTCAATCTGGCTGATTTCGATGTGGTCTGGCTGCGGCAGGATCCTCCTTTTGATATGCATTATATCACCACGACCCATCTTTTAGACCGGTTGAGCCCCGGGACATTAGTGGTTAACGATCCGTTCTGGGTTCGGAATTTCCCTGAAAAACTGCTTGTGCTTGATTTCCCCGACCTCACGCCACCGACTACGATCGCCCGCGACTTGGAGACGATTCGCGCCTTCAAGGCCAAGCATGGTGACGTGATCCTGAAACCGCTTTATGGCAATGGCGGTGCTGGGGTGTTCCGGTTGGACGTCAATGATCGGAATCTTAGTTCGCTGCATGAATTGTTCACTGGCTTCAGTCGCGAGCCGCTGATCGTGCAAAAATACCTGCCGGCGGTTAGCAAGGGGGACAAGCGAGTAATTCTGGTCGATGGGGAGCCTGTGGGGGCGATCAACCGCGTGCCGGCCGCAGGCGAGGTCCGGTCCAACATGCATGTTGGCGGGAGACCCGAAAAGGTCGCATTGACCGAGCGGGATCGCGAAATTTGTGCTGCAATCGGACCGATCCTCAAGGAAAAGGGCCAGATCTTTGTCGGTATCGATGTCATCGGCGACTATCTGACCGAGATCAACGTGACATCCCCCACGGGTATCCAGGAACTTGAGCGCTTTGATGGGACTAATGTTGCTGCACAGATATGGGAGGCGGTAGAAGCCCGCCGCGCATGA